A DNA window from Methylocystis heyeri contains the following coding sequences:
- a CDS encoding heme o synthase — MSDASFTVNDSRVPHIPVAAPSDYFALLKPRVMSLVIFTALAGLLMAPVPPHPVIAFASLLAIAVGAGASGALNMWYDADIDAVMTRTRTRPIPAGRLTREEALAFGLVLASMAITTLGLVANWLAAGLLAFTIFFYVVIYTMWLKRSTPMNIVIGGAAGALPPMVGFAAAAGEASLSSFILFSIIFIWTPPHFWALALLKSEDYGRAGVPMLPNVAGPDRTRLEILIYSLILAPVGVAPYALGYASPAYGAISVAFGAVFAALAITTYRRREGEAAKKAARRLFFFSIFYLFALFLVLVVERVLHLAAVIQ, encoded by the coding sequence GTGAGCGACGCCTCTTTCACGGTCAATGACAGCCGGGTTCCGCATATACCCGTCGCGGCCCCATCCGATTATTTCGCGCTGCTGAAGCCGCGTGTGATGTCGCTGGTGATCTTCACCGCGCTCGCCGGTCTGCTGATGGCTCCGGTCCCGCCGCATCCGGTAATCGCTTTCGCCTCGCTGCTCGCGATCGCCGTGGGGGCGGGAGCGTCGGGCGCGTTGAACATGTGGTACGACGCCGACATCGACGCCGTGATGACGCGGACCAGAACCCGACCGATTCCGGCGGGGCGGCTGACGCGGGAGGAAGCCCTGGCTTTCGGGCTCGTCCTCGCCAGCATGGCGATCACGACGCTTGGCTTGGTCGCCAACTGGCTCGCCGCGGGCCTGCTCGCCTTCACGATCTTCTTTTACGTCGTGATCTATACGATGTGGCTCAAGCGCTCGACGCCGATGAACATCGTTATCGGCGGCGCTGCGGGCGCGCTGCCGCCGATGGTCGGCTTCGCCGCCGCGGCGGGAGAAGCCAGCCTGTCGAGCTTCATCCTGTTCTCGATCATCTTCATCTGGACTCCTCCTCATTTCTGGGCCCTGGCCCTGCTCAAGAGCGAGGATTACGGGCGCGCGGGCGTGCCCATGCTGCCCAATGTGGCGGGACCGGACCGTACGCGGCTGGAAATCCTCATCTACTCCCTGATTCTCGCGCCGGTCGGCGTCGCCCCCTATGCGCTCGGCTACGCTTCGCCGGCCTATGGAGCCATCTCCGTCGCGTTCGGCGCCGTCTTCGCGGCTTTGGCCATAACCACCTATCGGCGACGAGAGGGCGAAGCGGCGAAAAAAGCGGCGCGGCGGCTCTTTTTCTTTTCGATCTTCTACCTCTTCGCGCTGTTTCTCGTTCTCGTCGTCGAACGCGTTCTCCACCTCGCGGCGGTGATTCAATAG
- a CDS encoding cytochrome c oxidase assembly protein: protein MDVREKGKKSGRVALPLIAGSFAMLALSFASVPLYRMFCAATGFGGTTQVAGQSAEKLGDRVLNVRFDANVARDLPWRFEPEVAKISLRTGQTATVYYKVANLADHETRGVAAYNVAPDQAGSFFKKLACFCFSEQRLAAHETAEWPVVFFLDPALETDETMRGVEEVTLSYSFFAVKGAGPAAARSSEAAPVKPRS from the coding sequence ATGGACGTTCGGGAAAAAGGCAAAAAATCGGGACGCGTCGCGCTGCCGCTCATCGCAGGCTCCTTCGCGATGCTGGCGCTGAGCTTTGCTTCCGTTCCGCTTTACCGGATGTTCTGCGCCGCCACCGGATTTGGCGGCACGACGCAGGTCGCCGGCCAGAGCGCCGAAAAACTGGGTGATCGCGTGCTCAACGTGCGGTTCGACGCCAATGTCGCGCGCGACCTTCCCTGGCGTTTCGAACCGGAAGTCGCGAAGATATCGCTCAGGACCGGGCAGACGGCCACCGTCTATTACAAGGTGGCGAATCTCGCGGACCACGAAACGCGTGGAGTGGCGGCCTATAACGTCGCCCCGGATCAGGCGGGCTCGTTCTTCAAGAAGCTGGCCTGTTTCTGTTTCTCCGAACAGCGGCTGGCGGCCCATGAGACGGCCGAATGGCCGGTGGTCTTCTTCCTCGATCCCGCGCTGGAGACGGACGAAACCATGCGCGGCGTCGAAGAAGTCACGCTTTCCTACTCGTTTTTCGCGGTAAAAGGCGCCGGTCCCGCCGCCGCCCGGAGCAGCGAAGCAGCGCCGGTAAAGCCCAGGAGTTGA
- a CDS encoding cytochrome c oxidase subunit 3 yields MADGHAKPQHDYHLVDPSPWPLVGALSALVLAIGAISWMKGMPILGQKIGPMVFFAGLAGVLFTMYSWWSDIIDEAEVRGDHTPVVQLHHRYGMILFIVSEVMFFVAWFWAFFNSSLFPADAAQTIRSALFDGVWPPKGIEVLSPWKLPLLNTLILLSSGATLTWGHHGLLHGDREQLKKGLIATIALGLLFTTIQGWEYAHAPFAFRFDPAHPAATNYGSTFFMATGFHGFHVIVGTLFLIVCLLRTVKGQFKPEQHLGLEFAAWYWHFVDVVWLFLFAAIYVWGNWGGAVE; encoded by the coding sequence ATGGCCGATGGACACGCCAAACCGCAACACGACTACCATCTCGTCGATCCGAGCCCGTGGCCGCTCGTCGGCGCCCTCTCGGCTCTGGTGCTGGCGATCGGGGCCATCAGCTGGATGAAGGGCATGCCCATCCTCGGCCAGAAAATCGGTCCGATGGTTTTCTTCGCCGGATTGGCCGGCGTCCTCTTCACCATGTATTCGTGGTGGAGCGACATCATCGACGAAGCCGAAGTCAGGGGCGATCACACCCCGGTGGTGCAGCTTCATCACCGCTACGGGATGATCCTCTTCATCGTCTCGGAGGTGATGTTCTTCGTCGCATGGTTCTGGGCCTTCTTCAATTCGAGCCTTTTCCCGGCCGACGCAGCGCAGACCATCCGCTCCGCGCTGTTCGACGGCGTGTGGCCGCCGAAGGGCATCGAAGTGCTGAGCCCCTGGAAGCTGCCGCTCCTCAACACGCTCATTCTTCTCAGCTCCGGCGCGACCCTCACCTGGGGCCACCATGGCCTGCTGCATGGCGACCGTGAACAGCTCAAGAAGGGCCTGATCGCCACGATCGCCCTCGGCCTGTTGTTCACGACGATCCAGGGCTGGGAATACGCCCACGCGCCTTTCGCCTTCAGGTTCGATCCGGCGCATCCCGCCGCGACGAATTACGGCTCGACCTTCTTCATGGCGACCGGTTTCCATGGCTTCCACGTCATCGTGGGCACGCTGTTCCTGATCGTTTGCCTTCTGCGCACGGTGAAGGGGCAGTTCAAGCCGGAACAGCACCTCGGACTCGAATTCGCCGCCTGGTACTGGCATTTCGTCGACGTGGTCTGGCTGTTCCTGTTCGCCGCGATATATGTTTGGGGCAACTGGGGCGGCGCCGTCGAATAA
- a CDS encoding DUF983 domain-containing protein, whose product MSNLDHPPHVNPYWAGFTGSCPRCGKGKMFNGLLRIADKCDACGLDYSFADTGDGPAIFVMMIAGFLIVGVAAWVEIVYQPPYWVHAAIFLPFSAAVCIGMLRPTKGLLVALQYYNRAEEGRRIK is encoded by the coding sequence ATGTCCAACCTCGACCATCCTCCGCACGTCAATCCCTATTGGGCCGGGTTCACCGGTTCATGCCCTCGCTGCGGCAAAGGTAAAATGTTCAACGGCCTTTTGCGCATCGCCGACAAATGCGATGCCTGTGGACTTGACTATTCCTTCGCCGATACCGGCGACGGGCCCGCGATTTTCGTGATGATGATCGCGGGATTTCTGATCGTCGGAGTCGCCGCCTGGGTCGAAATCGTATACCAGCCCCCATATTGGGTGCATGCCGCGATCTTCCTGCCTTTCTCCGCCGCGGTCTGCATCGGGATGCTGCGCCCGACAAAGGGATTGCTGGTGGCCCTCCAATATTACAATCGAGCGGAAGAAGGACGGCGGATCAAGTGA
- a CDS encoding SURF1 family protein codes for MRPLPRSLGWQALSAGLALALLLSLGFWQTRRLAWKEALIARAETRMRAAPVAPPPRDQWALLAPEEYEYRHVEISGEFQHALNALVYAQAPPGGGLEPGFVVLTPLKLDDGGVVVVNRGFSPKSKIDQGAWKGEPAGRVSISGLLRAPQGRNMFTPEDDPRRGLWYTSDAIRIAAALGIEGAAPFILQQDPGADRAQASAEGLLRTPIEAVDIPNNHFSYAVTWFSLAAALAVVFALYARARLEEPRARA; via the coding sequence GTGAGGCCTCTGCCCCGTTCGCTGGGTTGGCAGGCTCTGAGCGCAGGCCTCGCACTGGCGTTGCTGTTGTCTCTCGGCTTCTGGCAGACGAGGAGGCTTGCGTGGAAAGAGGCTCTCATCGCCCGGGCTGAGACCCGTATGCGGGCGGCGCCGGTCGCGCCGCCGCCGCGCGACCAGTGGGCGCTGCTCGCGCCGGAAGAATACGAATATCGCCACGTCGAAATCAGCGGCGAATTCCAGCACGCGCTCAACGCGCTGGTTTACGCGCAGGCCCCGCCAGGAGGCGGGCTCGAACCGGGATTTGTGGTTCTCACTCCCTTGAAGCTCGACGATGGAGGAGTGGTTGTCGTCAACCGCGGCTTCTCCCCGAAATCGAAGATCGATCAGGGCGCCTGGAAAGGCGAGCCGGCAGGTCGCGTCAGCATCAGCGGGCTGCTACGGGCGCCGCAGGGACGCAACATGTTCACTCCCGAGGACGATCCCCGGCGCGGCTTGTGGTACACCAGCGACGCGATCAGAATCGCGGCAGCCCTCGGAATCGAGGGCGCGGCGCCGTTCATCCTCCAACAGGACCCCGGCGCCGATCGAGCTCAGGCGAGCGCGGAGGGCCTGCTTCGCACGCCGATCGAGGCGGTCGACATACCCAACAACCATTTTTCCTACGCCGTCACCTGGTTCAGTCTGGCGGCGGCGCTTGCGGTCGTCTTCGCCTTATATGCGCGTGCGCGCCTCGAGGAGCCGCGGGCTCGAGCTTGA